Proteins from a genomic interval of Spirochaetota bacterium:
- a CDS encoding PAS domain S-box protein yields the protein MNTILVIDDKKDNLVSITALLKNLIANCEVVTAQSGKEGIEKAEEHNPDVIILDIKMPEMDGYEVCQILKNNPKTRHIPVIFLTAIHTDTQSKVKGLKLGADAFLTKPVDQAELIAQINAMMRIKHAEDMLRKEKDLLEDIVLQRTSELLASQMRYKSLFNSISDMVIIHKRDGKILEVNNTTCERLGFSYDAMMLMTLQQLTAEGDSDRIHHYLRSIDENTDSYETSFVDRNGNTIPVEIVSTIIYYLNENAVLSVARDITERKHIEHVRNQLSIVLDNSDDAIIGITLDGKIASWNKAAQHIFGYALDEVVGCDISILSPPYRPDEFDQLLLLIKNNEAIDHYETEGLDKKGTIHNLSMTISPLLDEHDSVIGCSIIARDLTDVKRTKEKLKKGLDIIQNLEDIAPAYFITLNEEGNILTCNKAMLQATGYLLSQVLGKTCCDIFIPDVGQKSFRNQLSTMKRTRTTRIFESPINTKSGEEKIVQWHARPVYSNNEFDYFMFIGIDITEKKQLERKILQANLEERNRIARDLHDGLGQHLAGLIFKTEMLRLKIKNDYPQEADEIVEIQNMVHQAIEQTRLIARGLSPVDLTNKGLYSSLQEMIADINKNFAIKAILEWNITSNIDEAIDTVHVYYIIREALNNAVKHASPKNIAITISEDNAYYYVKIMDDGKGIPDEVDLAKGMGMHIMQYRAWIINASFQVQNNKSGGTLVQCIIQKGPQKSIIEKPKTGKKYTVVIVDDHPIVRQGLQQLINTQKNLEVIGQATSADEAIDVVNRKVPDCIIVDISLNGTSGIELVKALKQRFPKLPALVLSMYDEKLYAERAIKAGARGYLMKQEAPDKIIQAIYTVLKGDVYLSTEMKEQMVQSLSEKGKIESPVEALTNREFEIFQLIGHGLGNKHIAQKLHISVKTVENVREKIKMKLHVESSQELLQYAIEWVKQNRTE from the coding sequence ATGAACACAATTTTAGTCATAGATGATAAAAAAGATAATCTGGTAAGTATTACCGCACTTCTGAAGAACCTGATTGCCAACTGTGAGGTTGTTACTGCACAATCCGGAAAGGAAGGTATAGAAAAAGCAGAAGAGCACAATCCTGATGTTATTATACTTGATATTAAGATGCCCGAGATGGATGGCTATGAAGTATGCCAGATTTTAAAAAACAATCCTAAGACGCGCCATATCCCTGTTATATTTCTTACCGCTATCCATACTGATACCCAGAGCAAAGTCAAAGGTTTAAAATTAGGGGCCGATGCATTTTTAACCAAGCCTGTTGATCAGGCTGAACTCATTGCGCAGATTAATGCAATGATGCGCATAAAACATGCCGAGGATATGCTGCGCAAAGAAAAAGACCTGCTTGAGGATATTGTATTACAGCGCACCAGTGAACTTTTGGCGTCGCAGATGCGCTACAAATCTTTGTTTAATAGCATTTCGGATATGGTTATTATTCATAAACGTGATGGGAAAATATTGGAAGTAAATAATACTACCTGTGAACGTTTAGGTTTTTCATATGATGCCATGATGCTAATGACACTACAACAGTTAACGGCAGAAGGGGATAGTGACAGGATACATCACTATTTGCGTTCAATTGATGAAAATACTGATTCCTATGAAACCTCATTTGTTGATAGAAACGGCAACACCATCCCTGTGGAGATTGTGAGCACTATCATTTATTATTTAAATGAAAATGCTGTACTGAGTGTTGCCCGAGATATCACTGAGCGAAAACACATTGAACATGTGCGCAATCAATTATCAATTGTACTGGACAACTCTGATGATGCAATAATTGGTATTACACTTGATGGCAAAATTGCTAGCTGGAACAAAGCTGCGCAGCATATTTTTGGCTATGCACTTGATGAGGTGGTAGGATGTGATATCAGTATACTATCGCCCCCATACAGGCCTGATGAATTTGACCAATTGCTACTACTAATTAAAAACAATGAGGCGATAGATCATTATGAAACAGAAGGGCTGGATAAAAAGGGTACGATACACAATCTATCAATGACTATCTCCCCGCTTCTTGATGAGCACGATAGTGTTATTGGCTGTTCAATTATTGCGCGAGATCTCACCGATGTGAAGCGCACAAAGGAAAAACTAAAAAAAGGCCTGGATATTATCCAGAATTTAGAGGATATTGCTCCTGCATATTTTATCACGTTAAATGAGGAAGGGAACATTCTCACCTGCAATAAAGCCATGTTACAGGCTACAGGGTACTTGCTAAGTCAGGTACTGGGTAAAACATGCTGTGATATTTTTATTCCAGATGTTGGGCAAAAGTCATTCCGTAATCAGTTGTCAACAATGAAGAGGACCAGAACAACACGCATTTTTGAAAGCCCTATCAATACAAAGAGTGGTGAAGAAAAAATTGTTCAGTGGCATGCACGGCCGGTATACAGCAATAATGAATTTGATTATTTCATGTTTATAGGAATTGATATAACTGAAAAAAAGCAGCTTGAAAGAAAGATACTTCAGGCAAACTTGGAAGAACGAAACCGCATAGCACGCGATTTACATGATGGATTGGGTCAGCATCTGGCAGGGTTAATATTCAAAACAGAAATGCTCAGGCTTAAGATAAAAAATGATTATCCTCAGGAAGCTGATGAAATTGTTGAGATACAGAACATGGTACATCAGGCTATTGAGCAGACGCGGCTCATTGCACGAGGTTTAAGCCCGGTGGATTTAACCAACAAAGGATTGTATTCATCGTTGCAGGAAATGATTGCTGATATTAATAAAAACTTTGCTATCAAAGCCATCTTAGAATGGAATATTACAAGTAACATTGACGAAGCAATCGATACAGTACATGTGTATTACATTATCCGTGAAGCATTAAACAATGCTGTGAAACATGCCAGTCCAAAAAACATTGCTATCACAATATCTGAAGATAATGCATATTATTATGTAAAGATTATGGATGATGGCAAAGGCATCCCGGATGAAGTTGATCTGGCAAAAGGAATGGGAATGCATATCATGCAGTACAGAGCATGGATTATTAATGCGTCGTTTCAGGTGCAGAATAACAAAAGTGGCGGAACGCTGGTGCAATGTATTATTCAGAAAGGGCCTCAGAAGTCCATTATAGAAAAACCTAAGACAGGTAAAAAATATACGGTTGTTATTGTTGATGACCATCCTATTGTGCGACAGGGTTTGCAACAGCTTATTAATACGCAGAAAAATCTAGAGGTAATAGGCCAGGCTACATCAGCGGATGAAGCAATAGATGTAGTTAACCGTAAAGTTCCTGATTGCATTATTGTGGATATTTCATTAAACGGGACAAGTGGCATTGAACTGGTTAAAGCGTTGAAACAGCGTTTCCCTAAACTGCCAGCACTTGTGCTTTCCATGTATGATGAAAAGTTATATGCAGAGCGAGCTATTAAAGCTGGTGCGCGTGGGTATCTCATGAAGCAGGAAGCACCGGATAAGATTATACAGGCCATCTATACGGTGTTAAAGGGGGATGTGTATCTTTCTACTGAAATGAAGGAACAGATGGTGCAATCCTTATCAGAAAAGGGAAAAATAGAGAGTCCGGTGGAAGCGCTTACAAATCGTGAATTTGAGATATTTCAGTTAATAGGGCATGGTCTGGGCAACAAGCACATTGCTCAAAAATTACATATTAGTGTTAAAACTGTTGAAAATGTACGAGAAAAGATTAAGATGAAACTACACGTAGAATCATCACAGGAACTTTTGCAATATGCAATAGAGTGGGTAAAACAAAATCGGACTGAATGA
- a CDS encoding hybrid sensor histidine kinase/response regulator → MNKEFLHSISHELKSPLNSILTLSKVLLMQADSRLTLEEKEYLEIIERNGQKLLALINDLIEVFEIDSGIQLSVTNVSIASVLHDVCERYEGVIRKKGLQLHMHCDDIILATDESRLYQVCENLIDNAVKFTEEGSITISAYKKDGHGVVSIADTGIGIRSEYLDTLFTGFTRASGSLSSKYPGTGLGLTIVARLVTLLGGTIAVESQLGKGSTFTVRLPLQKEHEVTKRQRKTILVIDDDPDSIVVVKALLSKLYDIVETHSGHEGLKLAQDIKPACILLDLSLPDVYGLEVVKQLKGNQQTGHIPVIIVSASSLKDERGIIMASGCDDFIQKPFAIEEFVLKVQRWVTE, encoded by the coding sequence ATGAATAAAGAGTTTTTACACAGCATAAGCCATGAATTGAAATCACCGTTAAACTCAATTTTAACGCTATCAAAAGTTTTGCTTATGCAGGCTGATAGCCGCCTTACCCTTGAAGAAAAAGAGTATTTAGAAATTATTGAACGTAATGGTCAAAAACTTCTGGCCCTTATTAATGATCTTATTGAAGTGTTTGAAATTGATAGTGGTATACAATTGTCTGTAACAAATGTATCGATAGCTTCCGTGTTACATGATGTGTGTGAACGCTATGAAGGAGTCATCCGCAAAAAGGGATTGCAATTGCATATGCACTGCGATGATATTATACTGGCTACTGATGAGTCTCGCCTGTATCAGGTATGTGAAAATCTCATTGATAATGCGGTTAAATTCACTGAAGAAGGAAGTATAACAATATCGGCATATAAAAAAGATGGACACGGTGTAGTCAGTATTGCTGATACCGGCATTGGAATCCGCAGTGAGTATTTAGATACGTTGTTTACCGGATTTACCAGGGCTTCGGGGTCACTATCGTCAAAATATCCTGGCACCGGACTTGGACTTACCATCGTTGCCAGGCTTGTTACACTATTAGGGGGTACCATAGCTGTTGAAAGCCAGCTTGGCAAGGGGTCAACGTTTACCGTGCGGCTACCGTTACAAAAAGAACATGAAGTAACCAAGCGGCAACGTAAAACAATTCTTGTTATTGATGATGATCCTGATAGCATAGTGGTGGTTAAGGCTCTTTTGTCCAAATTGTATGACATAGTTGAAACACATAGCGGTCATGAAGGATTGAAACTTGCCCAGGATATAAAACCAGCATGTATATTGCTTGATTTATCACTACCTGATGTGTATGGGTTGGAGGTGGTCAAGCAACTAAAAGGGAATCAACAAACTGGCCATATACCGGTGATTATTGTATCAGCTTCTTCATTAAAAGATGAAAGAGGAATCATCATGGCATCCGGCTGTGATGATTTTATTCAAAAACCGTTTGCCATTGAAGAATTTGTGTTAAAAGTTCAGCGTTGGGTTACGGAATGA
- a CDS encoding M23 family metallopeptidase produces the protein MRKRIYIALGLLLLLSCAKDITKVTIAKTPVPKNFTATDVKVISYSGDDIACMLFAHRFSQGNIVYFEIVPANDVKKIGATFNEKVIPTTKRSWGFRGFFAIAPDQQPGTYTFTVTIGTKKIDIPVEVVKTAFPVSTVPMDLGKFSKKEYLESPEVVEFIQQCTEKKQKAFATQYSDLVRGRAFHPRNVHEVNSPFWAKRIYKLHDSTSGKTQTVERIHRGIDLNGDTGDPVYAMLDGIVVLAEMLFYEGNMVIINHGNGMFSYYMHMDTLYVTSGDTVVAGQLIGTVGSTGMSTGPHLHVSLMVNGVQVNPLSIVMLPIRD, from the coding sequence ATGAGAAAAAGAATATATATAGCACTGGGTTTATTACTTTTGCTTTCATGTGCAAAAGATATTACAAAAGTAACTATCGCTAAAACACCGGTGCCAAAAAATTTTACTGCTACTGATGTAAAGGTTATAAGCTACAGTGGCGATGATATTGCCTGCATGCTTTTTGCTCATCGCTTTTCACAGGGAAATATTGTATACTTTGAGATAGTTCCCGCTAATGATGTGAAAAAAATTGGTGCAACGTTTAATGAAAAAGTTATTCCGACTACAAAACGAAGCTGGGGATTCAGAGGTTTTTTTGCCATTGCACCTGACCAACAGCCCGGGACATATACTTTTACAGTAACTATCGGTACAAAAAAAATTGATATACCTGTTGAGGTTGTAAAAACAGCATTTCCTGTTTCAACCGTACCTATGGATTTGGGCAAGTTTTCTAAAAAAGAATATTTAGAGTCACCTGAAGTAGTGGAGTTTATACAGCAGTGTACTGAAAAAAAACAAAAAGCGTTTGCCACACAATATAGCGATCTTGTCCGGGGCAGAGCGTTTCATCCTCGTAATGTGCACGAGGTCAATTCCCCATTCTGGGCAAAACGGATATATAAACTTCATGACAGTACTTCAGGGAAAACACAAACGGTTGAGCGTATTCACCGCGGCATTGACTTAAACGGAGATACCGGGGATCCCGTGTATGCAATGCTTGATGGCATTGTGGTGCTTGCTGAAATGCTCTTCTATGAAGGCAATATGGTTATTATAAATCACGGCAATGGCATGTTCAGTTACTATATGCACATGGATACGCTGTATGTTACAAGCGGGGATACGGTGGTGGCAGGGCAGCTTATAGGAACGGTGGGAAGCACAGGCATGTCAACAGGTCCACATCTGCATGTATCACTTATGGTTAATGGTGTGCAGGTAAATCCTCTGAGTATTGTGATGCTACCTATACGAGATTAA